From the Amblyraja radiata isolate CabotCenter1 chromosome 12, sAmbRad1.1.pri, whole genome shotgun sequence genome, one window contains:
- the LOC116979274 gene encoding interferon-inducible GTPase 5-like, with the protein MASSSESLYFSQREINELKTSYEQGGLSEFATQIVKKLNDIENVKLNIAVTGETGAGKSTFINAMRGLRGCDEGAAEIGNIETTMERTPYKHSTFPNVCFWDLPGFGSLKFPMKDYVSRMEFTTYDFFIIISNDRFTENDANVAKEIQNLEKKFYFVRSQLDKNFSSLKLQGIDFDRMTELEEMKQNISCGLTEVGISNPNIFLISSLNINEFDFPQLKETLVNNLNGIKKDVLLMSLPSTTVKIVEQKRAQLENRIWMLATVSGVVGAVPLPGLSFAVDLGILVTAIIDFRKSLGLDDASLQRLANVAKKPVEFLKAEVRTPLVGEINVEFVKRMLLRSSIVAVSVVEMALNKIPVIGSIFGAVSSFGMTYTLLTDVLDELVDNAQRVVKVAFATDPSHPQ; encoded by the coding sequence ATGGCTTCATCTTCAGAATCTTTATACTTCAGTCAGCGAGAAATCAATGAACTGAAGACTAGTTATGAGCAGGGTGGGCTGAGCGAGTTTGCGACACAGATTGTGAAGAAATTGAATGATATAGAAAATGTAAAGCTTAACATCGCTGTGACAGGGGAAACAGGTGCAGGGAAATCAACCTTCATCAACGCCATGAGGGGGCTGCGGGGCTGCGATGAGGGTGCAGCTGAAATCGGGAACATTGAAACCACAATGGAGCGAACTCCATACAAACATTCCACCTTCCCTAATGTTTGCTTCTGGGACCTGCCGGGATTTGGATCATTAAAGTTTCCAATGAAGGATTACGTGAGCAGAATGGAATTTACGACATACGATTTTTTCATAATAATCTCAAATGATCGATTCACCGAAAATGATGCAAATGTCGCCAAGGAGATTCAAAACTTGGAGAAGAAGTTCTACTTCGTACGAAGTCAACTTGACAAAAATTTCAGTTCTTTAAAATTGCAGGGTATAGATTTTGACAGAATGACGGAACTTGAAGAAATGAAACAAAACATAAGTTGTGGTTTGACGGAAGTCGGGATTTCAAACCCCAATATTTTCCTGATATCAAGCCTTAACATAAATGAGTTTGATTTTCCTCAGTTAAAAGAAACGCTTGTAAATAATCTCAATGGAATAAAGAAAGATGTTCTATTGATGTCACTTCCAAGCACAACAGTGAAGATTGTGGAGCAGAAACGAGCCCAGTTGGAGAACCGTATCTGGATGTTGGCAACAGTCTCAGGAGTTGTGGGAGCGGTGCCCCTTCCCGGATTGTCTTTCGCCGTTGACCTCGGGATACTAGTCACTGCAATAATAGATTTCCGCAAAAGTCTCGGCCTGGATGATGCCTCCCTTCAGAGACTGGCCAATGTCGCAAAGAAACCTGTGGAATTTCTGAAAGCAGAAGTGAGAACCCCACTGGTGGGTGAAATAAATGTGGAGTTTGTGAAACGAATGTTGTTGCGTTCCAGTATTGTTGCTGTTTCAGTGGTGGAAATGGCCCTTAACAAAATACCAGTAATTGGCTCCATCTTCGGGGCAGTATCGTCATTTGGAATGACTTACACGCTGCTGACCGACGTACTGGATGAACTTGTGGACAatgcccagagagtg